A single window of Mycosarcoma maydis chromosome 1, whole genome shotgun sequence DNA harbors:
- a CDS encoding uncharacterized protein (related to APN1 - AP endonuclease) has product MPSKSRAIAMAVESFCSTTLRRSSRRSITANVPDSSRVSISGSAFSSTADKSSSPPAKRARVKAESAEYVRHTPSSSQQPSPGSRSKTTIKSEEQFDPVIEEEIEDAVANTKPSPRKRRRTKKEADEHDEMFPPRPSPLSSLSNGEHSRGDRRGSGLFIGAHISSAGGVENAPLNALRIGGNAFSCFVRPKMQWASNPIRDTSAEQFKQHVMQHSFMPAALSVKKEQDIEQETHRLSDVEEYGYVVPHGCYLVNLANPDESKREKSFQAFIDDLQRCEQLGIRLFNFHPGSMTVASIYGEEPPDVGPRSEVRAAKADACALVASYINRAHSLTSSVIILIENMAGSKNDTILGSSLADLASIISGVQDKSRVGVCIDTCHAFAAGYDLTTPAAYATFTELIDSKIGWQTVRAFHLNDSKFPLACKRDRHANIARGHIGLGGFWNIVNDQRWNGIPLILETPALGNAIAAYPSKQGMVKMHQVWSFQIQALYALRDTKWGEWKLAEQWLQKADRVVEEAEKLHLAKKGAKSCNKLPKSKTKKKKDKNDQADSG; this is encoded by the coding sequence ATGCCTTCTAAGTCCCGAGCGATAGCCATGGCGGTCGAGTCCTTCTGTTCGACCACGCTGAGAAGGAGCAGTCGCAGGTCCATAACAGCTAATGTCCCTGATTCAAGCAGAGTCTCAATCTCGGGCTCAGCATTTAGCTCTACAGCTGATAAGTCTtcatcaccaccagcaaAGCGAGCACGCGTCAAAGCCGAGTCTGCAGAGTATGTTCGGCACACGCCAAGCTCCTCGCAACAACCCTCCCCCGGATCACGTAGCAAGACCACCATCAAATCTGAGGAACAATTCGACCCAGTCATAGAAGAAGAGATCGAGGATGCAGTGGCGAACACAAAGCCCTCTCCTCGAAAGCGGCGGCGAACGAAGAAGGAAGCAGATGAGCATGACGAAATGTTTCCACCACGGCCGTCTCCGCTTTCGTCTCTGTCGAATGGAGAGCATAGTCGTGGAGACAGAAGAGGAAGTGGGCTCTTCATCGGTGCGCACATTAGCTCAGCAGGCGGTGTAGAGAATGCACCGCTCAATGCGCTTAGGATCGGCGGCAACGCTTTTTCCTGCTTTGTCCGACCCAAGATGCAGTGGGCATCGAATCCGATCCGCGACACATCTGCCGAACAATTCAAGCAGCACGTTATGCAACACAGCTTCATGCCCGCCGCTTTGAGCGTCAAGAAGGAGCAAGACATCGAACAAGAGACTCATCGATTGTCTGACGTTGAAGAATACGGTTATGTCGTACCGCACGGTTGCTATCTGGTCAACCTCGCGAATCCCGACGAGAGCAAACGCGAAAAATCTTTCCAAGCATTCATAGACGACCTGCAACGCTGTGAACAGCTCGGTATTCGACTCTTCAATTTTCATCCTGGGTCCATGACCGTTGCCTCGATATATGGAGAAGAACCTCCCGACGTTGGACCGCGGTCGGAAGTTCGAGCTGCCAAAGCGGACGCGTGCGCTCTAGTAGCATCCTACATCAACCGCgctcactcactcacttCGTCGgtcatcatcttgatcgagAACATGGCAGGGTCCAAAAACGACACGATCCTCggctcgtcgctcgccgATCTCGCTTCGATAATATCTGGCGTCCAGGACAAGTCCCGCGTAGGAGTATGTATTGATACATGCCATGCGTTTGCAGCCGGATACGATCTCACGACACCAGCCGCCTACGCCACTTTCaccgagctcatcgactCAAAAATCGGATGGCAAACCGTACGAGCTTTCCATCTCAACGACTCAAAGTTCCCCCTAGCATGCAAACGAGATCGGCATGCCAACATCGCTCGAGGCCATATAGGCCTTGGTGGGTTTTGGAACATTGTCAATGACCAGAGGTGGAACGGTATCCCGTTGATTCTAGAGACTCCTGCATTGGGTAATGCTATCGCCGCATATCCGAGCAAACAAGGCATGGTCAAGATGCATCAAGTGTGGAGTTTTCAGATTCAAGCTCTATATGCGCTGAGGGATACCAAGTGGGGCGAGTGGAAGTTGGCCGAGCAATGGTTGCAGAAGGCCGATCGAGTGGTGGAGGAAGCCGAGAAGCTTCACTTAGCGAAAAAAGGAGCCAAAAGTTGTAACAAGCTTCCAAAAtccaagaccaagaagaagaaagacAAAAACGACCAAGCGGATAGCGGATAG
- a CDS encoding uncharacterized protein (related to Splicing factor 3 subunit 1), with product MAPALNLPAPAHGSDNTLASSSTPSSSKFASTSGIIFPPPELRRTIDKAAELIAKKDPSFENNIKAAEQNNPKFAFLKLDDAYHAYYASRRDAVRRGETLAPVIPESSTNAVAQDGSNTPATADAAAGASTQPPPEPQPFEFSADLPNITAVDLDILKLTALFTARKGRSFASSLLSRESKSYQFEFLRPSHSLFTYFNHLVEQYQKVISPSPSLLENAKLGAYGTTDTALIAQQKAKPALGAGKGGARPYLLEQAKARAEWERHVQDKRKKQDEDQERQRQSFNEIDWQDFVVVGTVELTEADQHVDLPPPRSLREMESMTLAQKKMASMIMESQAAADDVEDVEELAMPTRPPASTPLVEEVQQPAARGGTIKVRKDYVPRGLASRTKPTAPDAAMTKCPVCGDQVAIDEMAEHVRFELLNPAYREQRQQLEAKKAQQAALQAGADPTYYLKQLATSRDDEDEQTRLKREAEERRLAKEKEKIIWDGHAKSGQAARDLIAKNVGLEQEMTRLSGKPVVKLPEFGPQFPGMDRAVSEEAPADQADDKPLQLPKGSLLPAKPVTTSATSPPPQPQASSSSLKRSASVELSPPPPPPAPLPSTLATLAKKTDGSLHPEKMWIEAHARPTVTLTLSLPGQDDADRREEPYEAAIKSTVATLRDYVHQDLLNSTIAASKIKIKVNGRPATLKQSLAYWNLTDGDRVTIDIAQ from the coding sequence ATGGCGCCCGCACTCAACCTCCCAGCACCAGCGCACGGCTCTGACAACACACTTGCCTCTTCGTCAACCCCATCAAGCTCCAAGTTTGCCTCGACGAGCGGCATAATTTTTCCGCCGCCCGAGCTACGCAGAACCATTGACAAGGCAGCAGAGCTTATTGCAAAAAAAGATCCGTCGTTCGAGAACAACATCAAGGCGGCAGAACAGAACAATCCCAAGTTTGCCTTTCTCAAGTTAGACGATGCCTACCACGCCTATTACGCTTCGCGTCGCGATGCCGTTCGACGTGGCGAGACACTTGCGCCAGTTATACCCGAGTCTTCGACCAATGCTGTAGCTCAAGATGGCTCAAACACGCCAGCGACAGCCGACGCTGCAGCCGGTGCTTCCACGCAGCCTCCACCAGAGCCACAACCATTCGAATTCTCCGCCGACCTTCCCAACATCACCGctgtcgacctcgacatTCTCAAACTCACAGCGCTCTTCACGGCACGAAAGGGCCGCTCTTTTGCGTCCTCTCTGCTCTCTCGCGAGTCCAAGTCGTACCAGTTCGAATTCTTGCGTCCATCACACTCGCTGTTTACCTATTTCAatcacctcgtcgagcaatACCAAAAGGTCATCTCGCCTTCCCCCTCACTTCTTGAAAATGCCAAGCTTGGAGCATATGGCACAACTGATACCGCCCTCATAGCACAACAAAAGGCAAAGCCTGCGCTCGGAGCAGGCAAGGGTGGTGCAAGACCGTATCTATTGGAACAGGCCAAAGCAAGGGCAGAGTGGGAACGGCATGTACAAgacaagcgcaagaagcagGACGAAGACCAGGAGAGGCAACGTCAATCATTCAACGAGATCGATTGGCAAGActttgtcgtcgtcggtaCTGTAGAGCTCACCGAGGCCGACCAGCACGTTGACCTGCCACCACCCCGCTCGTTGCGCGAGATGGAATCCATGACGCTGGCTCAGAAGAAGATGGCAAGCATGATTATGGAGTcccaagctgctgcagacgacgtcgaagatGTAGAAGAGCTTGCAATGCCCACAAGACCTCCTGCGTCGACGCCGCTTGTCGAAGAGGTCCAGCAACCAGCCGCTAGAGGTGGTACCATCAAGGTGCGCAAAGACTACGTTCCACGCGGTCTTGCGTCTCGCACCAAGCCTACTGCACCTGATGCTGCAATGACAAAGTGTCCCGTTTGCGGAGATCAGGTTGCCATCGACGAAATGGCTGAACACGTCCGTTTCGAACTGCTCAACCCAGCCTACCGCGAACAGCGTCAGCAACTGGAAGCCAAGAAAGCTCAACAGGCTGCGCTTCAAGCTGGCGCAGACCCTACCTACTACCTCAAGCAACTTGCCACGAGTcgtgatgacgaggatgaacAGACAAGATTGAAGAGAGAAGCCGAGGAGAGGAGACTTGCcaaggaaaaggaaaaaaTCATCTGGGACGGGCACGCCAAATCGGGGCAAGCCGCCAGAGATCTGATCGCCAAGAATGTTGGTCTGGAGCAAGAAATGACGAGGCTGTCCGGCAAGCCTGTAGTCAAGCTGCCGGAGTTTGGCCCGCAATTCCCTGGCATGGACCGAGCCGTGTCGGAAGAGGCTCCGGCCGATCAAGCTGATGACAAGCCCCTCCAGCTGCCCAAGGGTAGTCTGTTGCCCGCCAAACCTGTTACGACTTCAGCAACgtctccaccaccacaaCCACAAGCCTCTTCATCGAGTCTCAAGCGTTCTGCTTCCGTCGAGCTCTCccctccaccaccgccgcctgCACCCCTCCCTTCAACGCTAGCCACACTCGCCAAGAAAACCGATGGATCACTGCACCCCGAAAAGATGTGGATCGAAGCACATGCTCGTCCGACTGTCACGCTTACCCTCTCTCTTCCAGGtcaagacgatgcagacAGAAGGGAAGAGCCTTACGAGGCAGCGATCAAGTCTACCGTAGCTACGTTGAGGGACTACGTTCATCAAGATCTGCTAAACAGTACAATTGCAGCcagcaagatcaagatcaaggtCAATGGCAGGCCCGCGACGCTCAAGCAAAGCTTGGCCTACTGGAACCTGACTGACGGCGATCGCGTTACGATCGATATTGCACAGTAG